In the Neomonachus schauinslandi chromosome 13, ASM220157v2, whole genome shotgun sequence genome, one interval contains:
- the DMRTA1 gene encoding doublesex- and mab-3-related transcription factor A1: MEQSQCGSRDRSGSGRPHLAPGLVAAVPPPPSPALPVPPGIPVPPTCLRPPSLFLRAAAAATGSGGCPSAPGLERGVGAVGCGYPRTPKCARCRNHGVVSALKGHKRFCRWRDCACAKCTLIAERQRVMAAQVALRRQQAQEESEARGLQRLLYPGPCGPGGRTSGGPGNRTENSQASIGPAAVTALGLGALRQASLATPAFQVVQPDNTELKQELKASKCDPGQSGQEEPVSKSHQCTLGSSPKSNGVIGKQNIRPSISESLNQEDSIQPLHPGELSGGEESPRSLSSSDLESGNESEWAKDFTATRASLPTPSSRPRDPLDILTRIFPSYRRSRLEGILRFCKGDVVQAIEQVLNGKEQPDTRDLANSGELENTAFQRASNFSLGGIGFGTLGNKSAFSPLQTASASYGGDSSLYSLNPRLGINPLRLAYSSPGRGLSGFMSPYLTPGLVPALPFRPALDYAFSGMIRESSYLPSKDSVAGGRLYSRPNQDSL, encoded by the exons ATGGAGCAGTCACAGTGTGGCAGCAGAGACCGCAGCGGCAGCGGCCGACCTCACTTGGCCCCGGGGCTGGTGGCGGCCGTCCCTCCGCCCCCGTCTCCGGCGCTGCCAGTACCCCCGGGGATACCAGTTCCTCCAACTTGCCTGCGGCCACCCAGCCTCTTTCTGCGGGCAGCCGCAGCCGCCACGGGAAGCGGAGGCTGCCCGTCCGCTCCCGGACTGGAGAGGGGCGTGGGTGCGGTGGGCTGCGGCTACCCGCGGACACCCAAGTGCGCTCGTTGTCGCAACCACGGCGTCGTGTCGGCACTCAAGGGCCACAAACGCTTCTGCCGCTGGCGGGACTGCGCGTGTGCCAAGTGCACCCTGATTGCGGAGCGCCAGCGCGTCATGGCCGCCCAGGTGGCGCTGCGCCGGCAACAGGCCCAGGAAGAGAGCGAGGCCCGGGGGCTGCAGAGGCTCCTGTACCCTGGACCCTGCGGGCCTGGGGGTCGGACATCTGGAGGCCCCGGCAACCGAACGGAGAATTCCCAGGCCTCCATCGGCCCTGCGGCGGTGACGGCGCTGGGACTGGGTGCCTTGAGGCAGGCTAGTCTGGCGACCCCTGCTTTCCAAGTTGTCCAACCAGATAATACGGAGCTAAAACAAG AACTAAAAGCGAGTAAATGTGACCCAGGCCAGAGTGGACAAGAAGAGCCAGTCTCTAAATCCCATCAGTGTACTCTGGGATCATCTCCTAAGTCTAATGGTGTCAttggaaaacaaaacatcagGCCATCTATTTCAGAAAGCTTGAACCAGGAAGATAGTATTCAGCCTCTTCACCCTGGGGAGCTATCAGGAGGGGAAGAGAGTCCCAGGTCCCTGTCATCATCTGATCTGGAATCAGGAAATGAAAGTGAGTGGGCCAAAGACTTCACTGCTACCAGAGCCAGCCTTCCCACACCGTCCTCAAGACCAAGAGACCCTCTTGATATCCTTACCAGGATTTTCCCAAGTTATAGGCGTAGCCGGCTAGAAGGCATTCTGCGCTTCTGCAAAGGGGATGTGGTTCAAGCCATTGAACAGGTCCTAAATGGGAAAGAACAACCAGACACCAGGGACCTAGCAAACTCAGGAGAATTGGAAAATACAGCTTTTCAGAGAGCTTCAAATTTTAGTTTAGGTGGAATTGGTTTTGGAACTCTAGGGAATAAATCagctttctctcctcttcagaCTGCTTCTGCTTCTTATGGAGGTGATTCAAGTCTCTACAGCTTAAATCCTAGACTAGGTATCAATCCATTACGACTGGCATACTCCTCTCCAGGAAGGGGGCTCTCTGGTTTTATGTCTCCTTACCTAACTCCGGGGTTGGTACCAGCATTGCCTTTTCGACCAGCTTTGGATTATGCATTTTCAGGAATGATTAGGGAGTCTTCCTACCTTCCCAGCAAAGACTCAGTAGCTGGTGGCAGATTGTATTCCAGGCCAAATCAGGACAGTCTGTAA